One part of the Coleofasciculus sp. FACHB-T130 genome encodes these proteins:
- a CDS encoding UPF0182 family protein, which produces MNRIFPGLLLLLGLWLAFDLVAYLVADVFWFQEVGYLPAFLLRVSTQAGLWAIALIVTAGFLLGNLYLAHHLKYSEEIPPTGFKKRGFDSPFLRGKQRVSAGVGEDRVLTEEYQRESFSSISPQSSALKLRSLLSLLAVLSLAIGLMLLHYGQIAASYWHSNASLPTISPLLPVWFQPELIWQIGRKTHFSIWQVVVVLVSAALVLIYSQFLLTAIALVLSLFFGLVLSSHWARILQYFHPTSFNSVDPLFGRDISFYAFQLPVWELLEFWFFGLFLYCFAAVTLIYLLSGGSFSEGRFLGFSKSQMRHLCGLGGCLCTALALGYWLLRYQLLYSTTGVTYGASYTDVTVRLPLYTGLSLFSLAFALLLLWQTLQLKIKVLKLKIIFLAFLIFNFSFLIGLPTVVQRLIVQPNELARERIYIKHSIAFTRAAFNLENIEVQTFDPQGNLTTADLQQNELTIRNIRLWDKRPLLETNRQLQQIRLYYKFPDADIDRYTLKIVASEETEQTERQQAIIAARELDYSAVPPEAKTWVNKHLIYTHGYGFTLSPVNRVGPGGLPDYFVKDIATNPDAADNSALNVSSERIRASIPIGIPRIYYGELTNTYVMTPTTVEELDYPSGNENVYNTYDGTGGVSIGSWWRRLLFAEYLKDWQMMFTRNFTPQTKLLFRRNIAQRVQKIAPFLRFDSDPYLVVAKTDASKEQNYIYWIIDAYTTSDRYPYSDPGENQFNYIRNSVKVVIDAYNGSVNFYVADPQDPIINSWTAIFPDLVKPLNVMPASLRSHLRYPVDFFSIQSERLRTYHMTDPQVFYNREDQWQVPTEIYGSEPRPVEPYYLIMKLPTAQEEEFILLLPFTPRQRTNLIAWLAARSDGNEYGKLLLYEFPKQQLVYGTEQIEALINQDPVISQQISLWNRQGARAIQGNLLVIPIERSLLYVEPLYLEAEQNSLPTLVRVIVAYENRIVMAETLEEALKAIFQPAQPTTPAIIRPVEPSGVP; this is translated from the coding sequence ATGAATCGAATTTTTCCAGGACTTTTACTGCTACTAGGACTGTGGCTAGCCTTCGATCTAGTCGCTTACCTAGTAGCAGATGTTTTTTGGTTTCAGGAAGTCGGATATCTACCGGCGTTTCTTCTCAGGGTAAGCACTCAAGCAGGGTTGTGGGCGATCGCGTTAATCGTTACCGCTGGCTTTTTACTGGGTAATCTATATCTCGCCCATCATCTTAAGTATTCTGAAGAGATTCCCCCAACAGGGTTTAAAAAAAGGGGCTTTGATTCCCCTTTTTTAAGGGGGAAGCAGCGCGTTAGCGCGGGGGTTGGAGAGGATCGAGTCTTAACCGAAGAGTATCAGAGAGAATCCTTTTCTTCAATCAGTCCTCAGTCCTCAGCCCTGAAATTGCGATCGCTTTTGTCTTTGCTAGCGGTACTTAGTTTAGCAATTGGGTTGATGTTGCTGCACTATGGTCAAATAGCCGCGAGTTATTGGCATTCTAATGCCAGCTTGCCGACCATATCTCCCCTTTTGCCAGTTTGGTTTCAACCTGAGTTGATATGGCAGATAGGTAGAAAGACGCACTTTAGCATCTGGCAGGTTGTCGTGGTGTTGGTATCGGCGGCGCTGGTGTTGATTTATTCACAGTTTTTGTTAACTGCGATCGCGCTTGTCCTCAGTTTATTCTTTGGGCTGGTGCTGTCAAGCCACTGGGCGAGAATTTTACAGTATTTTCATCCCACCAGTTTTAACAGCGTTGACCCCTTATTTGGAAGAGATATCAGCTTTTATGCATTTCAGTTACCTGTTTGGGAATTACTAGAATTTTGGTTTTTCGGACTATTTTTGTATTGTTTTGCAGCAGTCACTCTAATTTATTTGCTATCTGGAGGTAGTTTTAGTGAGGGAAGATTTCTAGGGTTTTCCAAATCCCAGATGCGTCATTTGTGCGGACTCGGCGGTTGCCTATGTACTGCTCTCGCTCTCGGCTATTGGTTATTGCGCTATCAATTGCTGTATTCCACCACCGGCGTTACCTATGGTGCCAGTTACACCGATGTCACCGTGCGATTGCCACTATATACAGGGTTAAGTTTATTTTCACTAGCGTTCGCACTTCTCCTGTTGTGGCAAACACTTCAATTAAAAATAAAAGTTCTTAAATTAAAAATTATTTTCTTGGCATTTTTAATTTTTAATTTTTCATTTCTAATTGGATTACCCACAGTGGTGCAACGCCTCATCGTTCAACCTAATGAACTGGCACGGGAACGAATCTATATTAAACACAGTATTGCCTTTACGAGGGCAGCATTTAATTTAGAGAATATTGAAGTTCAAACTTTCGACCCTCAAGGAAATCTTACTACCGCAGACCTCCAGCAAAATGAACTGACGATTCGCAATATTCGCCTTTGGGATAAGCGCCCACTTCTAGAAACAAATCGCCAATTACAACAAATCCGTCTCTATTACAAGTTTCCTGACGCTGACATTGACCGATATACTTTGAAGATAGTAGCCTCAGAGGAAACCGAGCAGACCGAAAGGCAACAAGCAATTATTGCTGCTAGAGAGTTAGATTACAGTGCCGTTCCCCCAGAAGCAAAGACTTGGGTAAACAAACATTTAATTTACACTCACGGTTATGGATTTACCCTCAGTCCGGTCAATAGAGTTGGCCCTGGTGGACTACCAGATTATTTTGTTAAAGACATAGCCACCAATCCGGATGCTGCCGACAACAGCGCCTTAAATGTATCTAGCGAACGGATTCGAGCCAGCATTCCGATTGGGATACCTCGGATTTACTACGGCGAACTCACGAATACTTATGTGATGACGCCAACGACAGTCGAAGAGTTAGATTATCCCAGTGGCAACGAGAATGTTTATAACACTTACGATGGTACTGGCGGCGTCTCCATCGGTTCGTGGTGGCGGCGTCTTTTATTTGCCGAGTATTTGAAAGACTGGCAGATGATGTTTACGCGGAATTTCACACCGCAAACCAAGCTGTTGTTTCGCCGCAATATTGCACAGCGAGTTCAGAAGATCGCGCCTTTCTTGCGGTTTGACAGCGACCCCTACTTAGTGGTTGCCAAGACCGATGCATCGAAGGAGCAAAATTACATTTACTGGATTATTGACGCTTATACAACAAGCGATCGCTATCCTTACTCCGATCCTGGCGAAAACCAATTTAATTACATCCGCAACTCTGTCAAAGTCGTCATCGATGCCTATAACGGTTCGGTTAATTTTTACGTTGCCGACCCCCAAGACCCGATTATTAACTCCTGGACTGCTATCTTTCCCGATCTGGTAAAACCATTAAATGTGATGCCCGCTTCCCTGCGGAGTCATCTCCGCTATCCAGTGGACTTTTTTAGCATTCAGTCGGAACGGTTGCGGACTTATCACATGACCGACCCCCAGGTGTTCTACAACCGGGAAGACCAGTGGCAGGTTCCGACTGAGATTTATGGCAGCGAACCGCGACCCGTGGAACCTTACTACCTGATTATGAAACTGCCGACGGCCCAGGAAGAAGAATTTATTCTTCTCCTGCCTTTCACACCTAGGCAACGCACTAACTTAATCGCCTGGTTGGCGGCACGTTCCGATGGAAATGAATACGGCAAGTTGTTACTTTACGAGTTTCCCAAGCAACAACTGGTTTACGGAACCGAGCAAATCGAAGCTTTAATCAACCAAGATCCGGTTATTTCTCAGCAAATTTCTCTCTGGAATCGGCAGGGAGCAAGGGCAATACAAGGTAATTTGTTAGTAATTCCGATTGAGCGAT
- a CDS encoding glutamyl-tRNA reductase produces the protein MNIAVVGLSHKTAPVEIREKLSIPEPACEGATLALMSYPHIAEVAILSTCNRLEIYIVAHETEQGVREVTQFLSEHSKFPLHQLRQHLFVLLHEDAVMHLMRVSAGLDSLVLGEGQILAQVKHTHKLGQQYKGIGSILNRLFKQALTAGKRVRTETSIGTGAVSISSAAVELAQIKAQNLAACRVMILGAGKMSRLLVQHLLAKGAVHISVLNRSMQRAQELANQFPEAQLQLYPLSEMMSAIASSDLVFTSTSSTEPLLNRSKLEIHLEAHRGLMIFDISVPRNVDGDVNELDNVQAFNVDDLKAVVAQNHESRRKMAMEAQELLEEEVEAFDLWWRSLETVPTISCLRDKMETIRTQELEKALSRLGTEFAERHQEVIEALTRGIVNKILHDPMVQLRSQQDIEARRKAMQALQTLFNLDIGEQFS, from the coding sequence ATGAATATTGCAGTCGTAGGTCTTAGCCATAAAACAGCGCCGGTTGAGATTCGGGAAAAATTAAGTATTCCAGAGCCAGCGTGTGAAGGTGCAACTCTTGCCCTCATGAGCTACCCCCACATTGCAGAAGTCGCGATTCTTAGCACCTGCAACCGCCTGGAAATTTACATCGTTGCTCATGAAACCGAACAGGGCGTTCGGGAAGTCACCCAATTTCTTTCCGAACACAGCAAATTTCCCCTCCATCAACTGCGGCAACACTTGTTTGTTTTGTTGCATGAAGATGCAGTCATGCACTTGATGCGAGTGTCAGCAGGTTTAGATAGTTTGGTGCTGGGGGAAGGGCAAATCCTGGCGCAAGTGAAACATACTCACAAACTGGGACAGCAATACAAGGGCATTGGTAGCATCCTGAATCGGTTGTTCAAGCAAGCACTGACTGCTGGGAAGCGAGTTCGGACGGAAACCAGTATCGGTACGGGTGCTGTCTCCATCAGTTCAGCAGCGGTAGAGTTAGCCCAGATCAAAGCCCAGAACTTGGCAGCTTGCCGAGTGATGATTCTAGGTGCGGGGAAAATGTCCCGGCTGTTAGTGCAACATTTACTGGCAAAAGGAGCGGTTCACATCTCGGTGTTGAACCGTTCTATGCAACGGGCACAGGAATTGGCGAATCAGTTCCCAGAGGCACAGTTGCAACTGTATCCACTGTCAGAAATGATGTCAGCGATCGCTTCCTCGGATTTAGTGTTTACCAGTACCTCTTCCACAGAACCCCTGTTGAATCGATCGAAACTGGAAATTCACCTGGAAGCGCACCGAGGTTTGATGATCTTTGATATTTCCGTGCCGCGTAATGTGGATGGGGATGTTAACGAGCTGGACAACGTGCAGGCGTTTAATGTCGATGACTTAAAGGCAGTGGTGGCTCAGAATCACGAAAGCCGCCGCAAGATGGCAATGGAAGCCCAGGAATTGCTAGAAGAAGAGGTGGAAGCCTTCGATCTTTGGTGGCGATCGCTTGAAACCGTTCCTACCATCAGCTGCCTGCGCGATAAAATGGAAACGATTCGCACTCAAGAGTTAGAAAAAGCTTTGTCTCGCTTGGGTACGGAATTTGCCGAAAGACATCAAGAAGTCATCGAAGCACTAACGCGCGGAATTGTCAATAAAATTCTGCACGATCCGATGGTACAACTGCGATCGCAACAGGATATCGAAGCTAGACGCAAAGCGATGCAGGCACTCCAAACTCTGTTTAACCTGGATATAGGCGAACAATTTAGCTAA
- the glpX gene encoding class II fructose-bisphosphatase yields MENTLGLEIIEVVEQAAIASSRWMGKGEKNIADQVAVEAMRERMNKIYMRGRIVIGEGERDDAPMLYIGEEVGICTREDAKTYCNPDELIEIDIAVDPCEGTNLVAYGQNGSMAVLAIAEKGGLFAAPDFYMKKLAAPPVARGHVDINKSATQNLKILAECLGRSIEELVVVVMDRPRHKELIQEIRQAGARVRLISDGDVSAAISCAFAGTNIHALMGIGAAPEGVISAAALRCLGGHFQGQLIYDPDVVKTGLIGESRESNIARLNSMGITDPDKVYSAEELASGKTVLFAACGITPGTLMEGVRFFKGGARTQSLVISSQSQTARFVDTIHMFEEPKQLQLR; encoded by the coding sequence GTGGAAAACACGCTGGGATTAGAAATTATAGAGGTAGTTGAGCAAGCTGCGATCGCATCCTCCCGGTGGATGGGAAAAGGCGAAAAAAACATCGCTGACCAAGTCGCGGTGGAAGCCATGCGGGAGCGGATGAACAAAATTTATATGCGGGGTCGGATCGTCATCGGTGAAGGCGAACGGGATGATGCCCCCATGTTGTATATCGGAGAAGAAGTTGGTATCTGTACCCGCGAAGATGCCAAAACTTATTGCAACCCAGATGAATTAATTGAGATTGACATTGCCGTTGACCCCTGCGAAGGCACCAACCTCGTTGCCTACGGTCAAAATGGTTCAATGGCAGTTCTGGCAATTGCTGAAAAAGGCGGTTTGTTTGCCGCTCCTGACTTTTACATGAAAAAGCTGGCAGCGCCCCCAGTGGCACGCGGTCATGTTGATATTAACAAGTCCGCCACCCAAAACCTGAAGATTCTCGCAGAGTGCCTGGGTCGCTCGATTGAGGAACTGGTGGTCGTAGTGATGGATCGCCCTCGTCACAAAGAACTGATTCAAGAAATCCGGCAAGCGGGAGCCAGAGTGCGACTGATCAGCGATGGTGACGTTTCTGCTGCCATCTCCTGCGCCTTTGCCGGTACCAATATTCACGCTTTGATGGGAATTGGTGCTGCACCCGAAGGCGTCATCTCAGCAGCCGCTTTGCGCTGTCTGGGTGGACACTTCCAAGGTCAGCTGATCTACGATCCAGATGTGGTGAAAACTGGATTGATCGGAGAGAGCAGAGAGAGCAATATCGCACGGCTTAATAGCATGGGCATCACAGACCCAGACAAAGTTTACAGTGCTGAGGAACTCGCCTCTGGCAAGACAGTTCTGTTTGCAGCTTGTGGTATCACTCCTGGTACGCTCATGGAAGGCGTCCGGTTCTTCAAGGGTGGGGCACGGACTCAAAGCTTGGTCATTTCCAGCCAGTCGCAGACCGCCCGCTTTGTTGATACGATCCACATGTTTGAAGAGCCGAAGCAACTGCAATTGAGGTAG
- a CDS encoding NAD(+) kinase, with protein MPKAGIIYNDTKPVACRAATELKDKLTAAGWEVCMTTGSGGILGYSRPDRPVCHTPIDSLAPPGFDEEMKFAVVLGGDGTVLAAFRQVAPCGIPLLAVNTGHMGFLTEAYVNQIPQALEMLMAGEYEVEERAMLAVQLFRDNVRLWEALCLNEMVIHREPLTSMCHFEVLIGRHALMDIAADGVIISTPTGSTAYSLSAGGPVVTPGVPTLQLVPICPHSLASRALVFADSEPVTIFPANPNRLVMVVDGNAGCYVLPEDRVYLERSPFSARFIRLQSPEFFRILREKLGWGLPHIAKPTSVELP; from the coding sequence GTGCCCAAAGCAGGGATTATATACAATGACACCAAACCTGTAGCTTGTCGCGCTGCAACAGAGTTAAAAGACAAGCTGACAGCCGCTGGTTGGGAAGTTTGCATGACAACAGGTTCCGGTGGGATTTTGGGATATTCTCGCCCCGATCGTCCGGTATGTCATACCCCAATCGATTCCCTGGCTCCCCCCGGCTTTGATGAAGAGATGAAATTTGCCGTGGTGTTAGGGGGAGATGGCACGGTTCTGGCGGCATTTCGCCAAGTGGCACCTTGCGGGATTCCCTTGCTGGCGGTGAATACTGGGCACATGGGTTTTCTCACTGAAGCTTATGTGAACCAGATCCCGCAAGCGCTGGAAATGCTCATGGCTGGGGAGTATGAAGTCGAAGAGCGGGCGATGCTCGCGGTGCAACTATTTCGCGATAATGTCCGGCTGTGGGAAGCGCTGTGCCTGAATGAAATGGTGATTCATCGGGAACCGCTCACCAGTATGTGCCATTTTGAGGTGCTGATTGGGCGTCACGCGCTGATGGATATTGCCGCAGACGGGGTGATTATCTCGACCCCGACTGGCTCGACGGCTTACTCGTTGAGTGCTGGGGGGCCGGTGGTGACGCCTGGGGTGCCGACATTACAGTTAGTACCGATTTGTCCTCATTCACTGGCGTCTAGGGCATTGGTGTTTGCAGATAGCGAACCTGTGACAATTTTCCCCGCAAATCCTAACCGACTGGTGATGGTGGTAGATGGCAATGCTGGGTGCTATGTATTGCCAGAAGATCGGGTGTATCTGGAGCGATCGCCTTTTTCAGCTCGATTCATCCGCTTGCAATCCCCTGAGTTTTTCCGAATTTTACGAGAAAAACTCGGTTGGGGTCTGCCTCACATTGCTAAACCGACATCGGTTGAATTGCCCTAA
- a CDS encoding SDR family oxidoreductase, giving the protein MTLLIVGATGTLGRQVARRAIEEGYQVRCLVRSAKKAAFLKEWGAELVGGDLTNPESLKAAFEGVTAVIDAATSRPTDATSIKQVDWDGKVALIQAASAAKVDRFIFFSILDAEKYPNVPLMEIKRCTELFLAESGLNYTILRPCGFMQGLIGQYAVPILDGQAVWVTGDTSPVAYMDTQDIAKFAIKALKVPETEKKTFPIVGSRAWGAYEIIRLCERLSGRESKVTRMPLGLLRTVRRIARFFEWGWNLADRLAFAEVVATGKPLNASMDEVYQVFGIDSAQITTLEAYLQDYFSRILKKLKEIDYEKSKNKKQNKKKMPYTS; this is encoded by the coding sequence ATGACTTTATTAATTGTCGGTGCCACCGGCACCCTGGGCAGACAGGTGGCTCGTCGGGCAATAGAAGAGGGCTATCAAGTTCGCTGTCTGGTACGAAGTGCGAAGAAGGCGGCATTTTTAAAAGAATGGGGCGCTGAGTTAGTCGGCGGCGATCTCACCAATCCTGAAAGCCTGAAAGCAGCCTTTGAAGGTGTCACAGCCGTGATTGATGCGGCAACTTCACGACCGACAGACGCCACTAGTATCAAACAGGTAGACTGGGATGGCAAAGTAGCGCTGATTCAAGCCGCCAGCGCTGCCAAAGTTGATCGTTTTATCTTCTTTTCCATCTTGGATGCTGAAAAGTATCCCAATGTCCCGTTGATGGAAATCAAGCGGTGTACGGAGCTTTTCTTAGCAGAATCCGGGTTGAATTACACCATTTTGCGACCTTGCGGCTTTATGCAAGGGCTGATTGGTCAGTATGCAGTGCCGATCTTAGATGGACAAGCTGTATGGGTGACAGGGGACACCTCTCCGGTGGCTTACATGGACACTCAGGATATTGCTAAGTTTGCAATCAAAGCCCTGAAGGTTCCGGAAACTGAAAAGAAAACCTTCCCGATTGTCGGTTCTCGCGCTTGGGGTGCTTATGAAATCATCCGCCTGTGCGAACGTCTTTCTGGGCGAGAATCCAAGGTGACGCGGATGCCTTTGGGCTTACTGCGGACAGTGCGACGGATCGCTCGCTTTTTTGAATGGGGCTGGAACCTAGCAGATCGGTTGGCTTTTGCCGAAGTGGTAGCGACCGGCAAACCCCTGAATGCGTCGATGGATGAGGTTTATCAAGTCTTCGGGATAGACTCAGCCCAAATCACGACTTTGGAGGCATACCTGCAAGACTACTTCAGTCGCATCTTGAAAAAACTCAAGGAAATTGATTACGAAAAATCAAAAAATAAAAAGCAGAATAAAAAGAAGATGCCCTATACCTCTTGA
- a CDS encoding PetM family cytochrome b6-f complex subunit 7, translating to MSGEIFNAAILSSTLILVGLGLGFLLLKIQGGENESL from the coding sequence ATGAGCGGTGAGATTTTTAATGCAGCTATATTGTCCTCTACCCTGATTTTAGTGGGTCTGGGTCTAGGCTTTTTGTTACTCAAAATCCAAGGCGGCGAAAACGAGTCCCTCTAA
- the pdxA gene encoding 4-hydroxythreonine-4-phosphate dehydrogenase PdxA, giving the protein MKTFFTQTPTNLTQRQERPRLAVTLGDPAGIGPEVVLKALADPITENCEITVVGSRGLLQETYHRLTRQCKGRVPRPSQLQEQSLSTQTLEAGKEASELEASELVSAPLADPAQLSILDVPLDGEIERQIKIGTGNAASGAASFAYMETAIAHTLSGEFQGIVTGPIAKSAWKAAGYDYPGQTELLANRSGVQRFGMLFVARSPHTGWTLRTLLATTHIPLRQVAEVLTPQLLTNKLDLLVECLKADFGIEKAKIAIAGLNPHSGEQGQLGREEIDWLIPWLEQQRRPALQLDGPIPPDTMWVKPGQAWFGSNGISSAHDAYLALYHDQGLIPVKLMAFDRAVNTSIGLPFIRTSPDHGTAFDIASQGIADATSMKAAIQLGAELAARRTAANAM; this is encoded by the coding sequence GTGAAAACTTTCTTTACACAAACACCTACCAATCTCACACAACGGCAAGAACGTCCTCGGTTAGCGGTAACACTGGGAGATCCGGCGGGGATTGGGCCAGAGGTGGTGCTGAAGGCGTTGGCAGATCCGATTACCGAAAATTGCGAGATTACTGTCGTTGGCAGTCGGGGACTGTTGCAAGAAACTTATCATCGATTGACCCGACAATGTAAGGGCAGGGTGCCGCGTCCCTCCCAGCTACAGGAGCAAAGCCTGTCTACACAGACTTTAGAAGCGGGTAAGGAGGCATCTGAGTTGGAGGCATCTGAGTTGGTGTCAGCACCGCTAGCAGACCCGGCACAGTTATCAATTCTTGATGTCCCACTGGACGGGGAAATAGAGCGGCAAATCAAGATTGGGACTGGGAATGCTGCGAGTGGCGCGGCAAGCTTTGCTTATATGGAAACTGCGATCGCGCACACGCTTTCGGGTGAGTTCCAAGGCATTGTTACTGGCCCGATTGCGAAATCTGCTTGGAAAGCCGCAGGATATGATTATCCGGGTCAAACGGAACTGTTAGCCAATCGTTCCGGCGTCCAGCGATTTGGGATGTTATTTGTGGCGCGATCGCCTCATACTGGTTGGACACTCCGCACTTTACTTGCCACTACCCATATTCCCCTCCGTCAAGTCGCTGAGGTGCTGACACCGCAACTGCTGACGAATAAGCTTGATTTGCTGGTGGAATGCTTAAAAGCAGATTTTGGGATAGAAAAGGCAAAGATAGCGATCGCTGGTCTAAATCCTCACAGCGGCGAACAAGGACAACTGGGACGAGAAGAAATCGATTGGTTAATCCCTTGGCTAGAGCAACAACGGCGACCCGCTCTGCAACTGGATGGCCCAATTCCCCCAGATACGATGTGGGTAAAGCCCGGTCAAGCCTGGTTCGGTTCAAATGGCATCTCATCGGCTCACGATGCTTACTTGGCGCTCTATCATGACCAAGGCTTAATCCCGGTTAAACTGATGGCATTTGACCGAGCGGTAAATACTTCTATCGGTCTTCCCTTCATCCGCACCTCTCCCGATCACGGGACTGCTTTTGATATCGCTAGTCAGGGAATTGCCGATGCTACCAGTATGAAGGCAGCGATTCAACTTGGGGCTGAATTAGCGGCTCGGAGGACAGCCGCGAACGCTATGTAG
- a CDS encoding phosphodiester glycosidase family protein, translating into MFAYLIFSAIAQSIHLSAPKLPASKSENERAKFERIAASTVPTNSAFADLRYLKTAQRGFAVLPVAYVAANSIHREHSLGLDAKNGISSQTPFVKSDRNQKFFPFGFKAIRSAPGVTLYHQNSDYVQVVDLSQGASVKFLYGEITNPGKKQGAYGGNDPKLRRQTLTQAWKNFYSFNKKAFSITNGQFFRNDTKSATITNLAFPVKANGIIMSDGYAGESEFASQKLMLAVWNNRAEISVFNGKNSLYSSSAPNIIVGLSEKANKSINKNLGRTFMGVRDGDSNRIYETVLIFNSSDSTQFHAAETLKKFGADNVVMLDGGGSSQLLAQGVNYITSKRTIPQTIGVVSAP; encoded by the coding sequence ATGTTTGCATATTTGATTTTTAGCGCGATCGCTCAAAGCATCCACTTGAGCGCTCCAAAACTTCCTGCGTCTAAATCTGAGAACGAGCGAGCCAAGTTCGAGCGAATAGCAGCCTCAACAGTACCAACGAACTCCGCCTTCGCAGACTTAAGGTATTTAAAAACCGCACAGAGGGGTTTTGCCGTTTTACCTGTTGCTTATGTAGCCGCGAATTCTATTCACCGGGAACATTCTCTAGGGTTGGATGCTAAAAACGGTATCTCCTCACAAACACCATTTGTTAAAAGCGATCGCAATCAAAAGTTCTTTCCTTTTGGTTTTAAAGCAATTAGGAGTGCGCCAGGGGTTACACTTTATCACCAAAACTCTGATTATGTGCAAGTTGTTGATTTGAGCCAAGGCGCGTCTGTCAAATTCCTTTATGGCGAGATTACCAATCCCGGTAAGAAACAAGGCGCTTATGGAGGAAACGATCCTAAGTTGAGACGCCAAACGCTGACACAAGCCTGGAAAAATTTCTATTCTTTTAATAAAAAAGCTTTTTCGATAACGAATGGTCAGTTTTTCAGAAATGACACTAAATCCGCCACCATCACTAACTTAGCTTTTCCAGTTAAAGCCAATGGAATCATTATGAGTGACGGCTATGCAGGCGAAAGTGAATTTGCTAGCCAAAAGCTGATGCTTGCGGTTTGGAATAATCGCGCAGAAATTAGCGTTTTTAATGGTAAAAACTCTCTTTACTCTTCTTCAGCTCCTAATATCATTGTTGGCTTAAGCGAAAAAGCAAATAAATCTATAAATAAAAATTTGGGTAGAACTTTTATGGGAGTTAGAGATGGCGACTCTAACAGAATTTACGAAACAGTTTTAATTTTCAATTCGAGTGATTCAACTCAGTTTCATGCAGCTGAGACACTAAAAAAATTTGGTGCAGATAACGTAGTTATGCTCGATGGTGGCGGTTCTTCACAGTTGCTTGCTCAGGGTGTAAATTATATTACATCTAAAAGAACTATTCCCCAGACCATCGGTGTAGTAAGCGCTCCGTGA
- a CDS encoding response regulator transcription factor: MRILLIEDDLRLAEALVEALTDQTYVVDVVTDGEAAWDQVQTVTYDLILLDVMLPKLDGISLCRRLRSHDYNQPILMITARDTSADKVTGLDAGADDYIVKPIDLPELLARIRALLRRGSSSASPVLEWGSLSFNPSTYEVSYAEQSLHLTRKEYSLLELFLRNGRRVLSRSSIIEHVWSLEEPPEEETVKAHIKSLRQKLRAVGAPPDLIETIHGIGYRLKQLS, from the coding sequence ATGAGAATCCTTCTAATAGAAGATGATTTGCGTCTTGCAGAAGCTTTAGTAGAAGCTCTTACCGATCAAACTTATGTGGTTGATGTGGTGACAGATGGGGAAGCTGCTTGGGATCAAGTCCAAACCGTTACGTATGACTTAATTTTGCTAGATGTAATGCTGCCTAAGCTAGATGGCATAAGCCTTTGCCGTCGATTGCGCTCTCATGACTACAACCAGCCAATCCTCATGATCACTGCCCGCGACACTAGCGCAGATAAAGTCACCGGCTTAGATGCTGGAGCGGATGATTATATTGTTAAACCGATCGATCTACCAGAGTTATTAGCTCGGATACGCGCTTTGTTGCGTCGAGGGAGTTCCTCAGCGTCTCCAGTGCTAGAGTGGGGCAGCTTGAGCTTTAACCCTAGTACCTATGAAGTTAGCTATGCTGAGCAATCTTTGCACTTAACCCGCAAGGAATATTCTTTATTGGAGCTATTCCTCCGCAATGGTCGGCGGGTACTCAGCCGCAGTAGCATCATTGAACACGTATGGTCTCTTGAGGAACCGCCAGAGGAGGAGACTGTTAAAGCCCATATTAAAAGCCTACGGCAGAAACTCAGAGCAGTAGGCGCACCGCCCGATTTGATTGAGACAATTCACGGTATTGGGTATCGCCTTAAACAGCTATCTTAA